DNA sequence from the Lycium barbarum isolate Lr01 chromosome 5, ASM1917538v2, whole genome shotgun sequence genome:
CTCAAGTGGAAAAACAAATCAAGAACAATAGAAAACAAACTTCATCAACATCAGAGCATATGCAAAAACCCCGTGAAATCCTATAGTTAATTTCAGGCTCAAGTGGCTAAGTTTGAAATGGATACCATAGTGAAACAAAGGGAAAGTTAATTAGACATGAACTTCTAGGCTGGCAAGTTTCTGAAGAATGGGTGAACATGATACCTTAGGCGAATCACACATCAGAATTCGAGAGGAAGGTGAAGAACCTTATAAGGCATGACCCAAGTTCACATAATACCAGAGCTATTTACCTCGATGATAGCGTAGCCAAGAGACAAATTCACGAGGTCTGTTGGGCTAAAATAGACAATACATGCCATGGGCTAAGGCTGTGACAGCACAAGCAACAAGTTTATGGAGGCAAAGGCCAAGATGGATGACAAGAGCAAAGGAACAAATGCTCTATCTACTCATGCTAGACATAGATATATGCAATGTTTTAAATGTCGTATGAGTGTTTCCTAATAGAAGAGACTTGTTGCCAAAGCCTGATGGTTAAATATAAAGCCATTTTTGGATACTCCTATACAAATAGGCCAAGAAACCAATAAACTCTTTGCATTTACCTTTGTTCAATTATATACACTTGTTCTGTTGCTAAGCAGAAACAATTAGTCTGTGCTCAACATTGTAGGATTGATGTATACTAAAGTATATTTTTATGTTGGAGTTCTTGTCTGCATTACATCCTGTAGCAACTGCAATCCTTAAGTGAACATGAGAATTGCTGCTAATTCCAATATATCCGACTCTTCTGATACTGTATACAGCTACTGGTGTTCTTAGTTCGATTTGGGTTTGCAGTGTCTTCAGTCTTGTCGCTGGTACTATGTTTATGTCTTTGACTGCTGAGCTTCTTATGTATCTGTGGCGTCGCCCTAAATTTAAGCGACAGAAACTTGCACTATTTTTGTTTGCCTTCGATGCCAAAGATGGTTGTGGGTCTGTACAGGATGGAGAAAAAGGGGCTGAATTTGAATGAAGCTGAGTTGACGGGTTGCTATCAAGTTTTCTTGGTTTCCATTTTAGCTGTTGTTCTGTTTTTGCCTTTTTTTGGCCGATCTTTTGGATTGTTCATCCATCTTATGATCTTTAGTAACAAGTGATAGAATGTGGTTTATGCTACTGATTGATACACACAAAAGAGTAGAATATGTTTGTGTTTATGATAACTAGCGTGACATTGCTCAAGATATCTCTAATTTGCCCAAGAAAGTAGTAACCAGATAAAGGAGAAAGTAAGACAAATCTTTGTTTCTTTCACAAACATTAGCTGAAAAAAATTAGATTCACCAAGTATTTTTAACATGAAAACACGAAGGAACAAATCACAAAAGTAAAGTCATGCCCCTATTCGATAAGCTTTCAGAGAATGTAGCCTATTCAAGCAAAATCCAATCCTAAGCCTGACTGCACAATAGCAAATGATGAAAACGGTGAAAATAATTATAAATCATACCTATTCATGCATTGTTCATTCACTTTTAGTAACGGTTCAATTTTGtataccaaatcaaaccaattattCAATTTAATTATAGTTGCATTACAAACCATACCAAATGAGAAATCATGTCGACTTATTAAGTTGATATGAGTTGATTTTTCTTGAACACCTACATAATCAATGAAAAAAATTGCAAAACGGAATGAGTAGCAGTAACATTTATAGTTCGCCATCCCAGAATTCCTCTATTGATTTGTATGGTCCGTCTGGATGAACAAAAATCTCAGCTTTGAATCCCCTGCATTGAGGAATTTCTTGTATCCGCGCGATTTCTTCATTGCTTAGTTCCCAATCCAAAATTTGAAGGTTCTCTTTCATCCTATCCTTGTTAAAACTCTTCACTAATACACTAACTCCTTGCTCATATACCCACCTCAATGCAACCTATAAATATGGATAAAATTAATGATATAATATGATGTAAATATCGAGTGATAATTTTTTGAGACAAGGGTCAAAAAACACCTCAACCTACTTGAACCATCAGGTGTGAGAGTTTCCTATCTAAACTATCGCCAATTAATTAGCAAAACGCACCTCAACTATAATTTTTCACTTTTCCTACTTGATGGTTGAGGCAGGAAAAGTGAACAATTAATAGTTGAGCTGTGTTTTGCtaactagttggtgatagtttagatACGAAACTCTCACACCCGATTGTTCAGAtaggaaattaaaaaataaagtgATACTTGAGGTGTATTTTTAACCCTTAAATTTTCATTTTCAAATACCTGTGCAATGCTCTTTTGTTTATGAATAGCAATGTCTTTTAGAACAGGGTTTTGCATTACAGCATGATTGCCCCAGACAGCTATCCCATTAGCTCCAAGTGGAGACCATGCACTTACATGTATTCCCTTTTCCTTGCAAAACTCTAACATCTTTTCTTGCCTCCATGCAACATGCATTTCCACCTGTCATTAATTAATCATTTCTCTAATCTTTGTAATTCTTTCACTGATGATAATTTATACTGAAAAAACACTTCAAAAAGATTGAAAACGTTTCACGAAGCATAAATAAAGTCATTGCATGTAAACTTAGTTCATACGACTGTGTACTTAATTCATACGACTTTGTTTTTTCACTTCTTGGTTCGAACGGTTAGTTGCATTGAGTTATTTAATTTCTTGATTCGACAAATTTGAAACCTACAAAAAATAGTAGCTGACATGTTAAGTACAGTACACCGTGGTGAAGAAAATGTATAATAACTATTTATGTGCCTCATTTCCAAATAAGTTGGAGTCGATTGTATGATTCTCACTAACTATACTTTCTTATCTCAATTCAACTCATGTCATTATCATACcaagaaaattaaaaagaaaattaaaagtgAAATTAAGTTTAATGTAAATAAGAAATATCGCTAATAATAATCATATTGTAATTGTTATAAAAATCTATGATATAGTCAAAATACTCCTAAAAATAATACGTTCATCAGCGTATTAACATGACTAAAACTTAAAAATACACTTCAAAATAATTGAACGTTTCATGAAGTACAATGAGAATTTGAGCTTTAACAGGTCATTTGAATTTGGTCCCCGATCTATGGTGTTTGTGCTCATCTGATTACCCCATTCATTGAATTTTTAGAACTTTTATTACATCACCTCTTCGGTTCAATTTATGTAACGGTGTTTGATTGGATACGAAATTTTAAAAACATGGaagattttttaaatttatggTTTAAACAAGTCAGTATGGCAATAAATCTTTAGTGATCCCATTCATTGAATTTTCAGAACCCTGTTATATGTATACTCCCGTCTTCTCAATTTATAGAGGGTTGTTTGACTGAATACAGAGTTGAAGAAAGAAAACAgatacttttgaaatttgtggtctaaaacaagttatAAACATTTGTGTGGCCACAAATCATCTCACTAAAGATAAAtgagaaatttaaagttaaaaTATTTTGAATAAAGGAAGCATGATTTTGTCGGCAACATATTAAATCAGAAAGTATTTCACATAAATTTGAACAGTACCTGATTAACTGCCGGAGGAATGGTGGCATGGTGCAGTAGTTGAGAGAGTTTTGTGCAGCTGAAGTTGCATACACCAATAGACTTTGCCAAACCTAATTTGTAACATTCTTCCATGGCTTCCCATGTTCCTTTCATGTCAAATGGAAGTACACCCTTTACTGCCATCTTTATCTCTTCTTCACTGTCATTCTTCTTCATCCTCGCTGGCCAATGTATTAGGTACAAGTCCAAGTAATCCATCCCTAGCTTCCTACAAAGATTTTTTGATATTCATGATtggtaaccaaaaaaaaaaaaaaacagagattgaaatataaagttgacaAAACATGTGAAGTATAATTATTTCATGTATGTATCAAATTTTACCAACAACAAGAAGAATTGTACTTCAACTGCCAAGATATTACGATCACTGATATTATATGAAGCCTCACTTTCATGTCATGTCTAAGTCCAATATtattaagaaataaataacaATAATATCGATACTCcgtccgttttaatttatgtggtaTAGTTTATCTGTATACAAAGTTTAATAAAGAAATGAATACTTTTGAAACTcctggtcttaaacatgtcatagcATTTGCGTGATTATAAGGCTTCTGaaatttgtggtcttaaacatgtcataactAGTGCGACTAAAAAGGCCTAAATAGGAAATATTGCCAAATAAATTGACATAGAAAGAGTAAATAATAACTTCTCTAGCACTCTAATCTTTTGTATTAAGAGAATCGATTCAGATCATAAATTGACCAGTATTAATTTACACAAGATGTTGATGTATTACAGTAATTTTTTTCGATCTGAACATAGGACCGACAATATGAGCAAACTTACGCGAGAGTATTTTTTAGGGCAGGAAGAACAAGGTCGGGGTGTGTGTCCATGCACCATAATTTGGATGTAATGAACACTTCTTCACGGCTCTTAATGAGTCCGTGTTGTAGCGCTTCTGCCACTGCTCCGCCAAGAGCTTCCTCGGAGCCATAGACCGCGGCGGTGTCAAAGTGTCGATAACCGGTTTCAATAGCATCAACAAAAATGGAGATTAATTGATCCTTTGGTGGTAAGGTAAGTTCTGTTGGTGCTGTTCCCATGCCTATAAGAGGCATTTCATGACCAGAATTCAGCACAAATCTTGGGACTGTTAACATTTGCTTCATATTCGTTGTCATGACTAATATGACTAAGTACAAATTGGAATGATACAGAGAAGATTAGAGAAGATTATAGAATGTGGCAATTTTGAGATGCATGTAGATTTTAAATGTACAAGCCATATGAATATTGGCCTTATCTTGTTGAAGTGATAGATTTGATGTGTGGTGGAGGTTGTACAATGTCAACGTTCCCTCCTTTCaaccattcattcaaacataACTTAATGATCGATATTGCAAAGAGGGATTGCTGGGGATCTAGCTATATACTATATGTGGTACCATCTTATACTCCTTAATTAATACTGGACCACTCTAATGTGTGATCCTCTTTTCCTTTCTGTTTCACTATTTATGTCAAGTTCTTGTTTATTTTTGCTGGTAAAGTGGTAAAACAAACTAAATAAGAAATCTAAATCTAAATTCGTTTATAAGCAATAAGATCTAAGTATGTTAGGAGAAGAAATTTCACGTTCTTAAATGCCTTACTCCAAAGTATTCAAGTCTCAACTTCATGGTTGTGTTTTTCATTTGCTAGAAAGTCGGCACGTTGATTTGCCTCCCTCTAGACGACAATGGTGGCCTTGTTGGCTTTCAGCAAATACGTACAATCTTCAATAATGTGTTTAAGCTGACTTGATAAATAAACAATTTGTTTACATTCCTGCTTCATATGCCTTTCCGTTTGACCTGATCTTTACATGGTTGAAAAGACATTTCAAAGGGCTATAACTTTTATGTTGACGATTCTTATTGCTATGGCTTCAAAATCACGATATGGATCTAATTGTTTGGGTTGCGACAATTGATATTTGTTTGATGTTTCACAATTCTTTAGTAAGTCTTAAAATAGGCTTCATATTTCAACAATCACTTTCATATAATACAGTTAATTTCTTTAATCGTTTCTGCTTTCTTATACAATTTgtctaaataaatttttaaaaacacAATCAGATTTAAGGTCTTTAAATCTTTACATCAAGCAAATAAGAAATTCTTCTTAGTAAAGTAAACATAGTTCTACTTTTTCAAGTGTCGAAATTAGGAGAAGAACGAGTGTTTTTTTAGGAGAATAGAGAAAATATAGTTGGAAATAGGTGCAAAAGTAAAAAGTTTTGTCTGCAAAATTATAACATCAATTTATTAGAAAGAAGAATCCAACTAATTGGGATGAAAGGATGCATCTTTTCACAGAAAAAGGCTCTTACATAAAATAAATTATTAATCCATAGATGTAAACATCGTTCCACTGTTATCAATTGACCAAAAATACAGAGAAACTGCTTAAATTACaatatacaacacatatacctgGAAAAtaggacacacacacacacaaaaaaaaaaaactacaaaacaTAATCCCGAAAAAAATAACTAGAATAATAATACTCGAAAATTGCTAAGCAGATATACATCCAACGCCATATCTAGTAGtaggaaaaacaagaaaaagtcCACTACAACTAACTCCCACCATTAATGGAAAACTCCTCATGATTTCATCAAGTTCTTTTGCATGTCCAGGGAATAAACAAAGTGTCACTTTATGATCCGAAAATGCAATTGCCACAAACACCAAAACAGACATCATTGCATGTACGAAATCTGTGAATCCCACAACGTAcctatttgaaaaaaaaagagtaacaAATACATTGATTAAAACAGAATAAGCGAAAGACTTTGAGGCATAAATCAACTCACTACATGAACAAAAATTATTTGTGACGCTTGAGAATGCATCACAAATTCGAATGTCACAAAACAAATTGTGATTGAAGAATAAAATCATCAAAAATttcttccatttgcataaaaTTTTGccaaaaaatttcaaattttgttAAGGGAACTCTTTCGTCAGAAATATTCCTTCAGAACCATAAAAATGTCTCAATTTTTGTGAAGGAAAATCTTCCGTCACAAACATAAAACTGTCACAATTTTTTGAATTAAAATCTTTAGTCAGAAATATTTCGTTACAgatctgtgtttttttttttccttatagaTGGACAAGGGAGGTTTATGTCTCATAAACTAAAACACAAACACATTCACAAATATTGCAAACTAACACTAACATTACCTTTCATCTTTTGGCACTTCCACACCAAGTCCAGTCTTGAAAACTTTCAACCTTCTAGGAGTGACAAATCCATAGTAAACTTTTCCGTCCGGACCGCGAAAACTATCGGTGAAATGGAAGAAGCATGACAAAGTGCAAATGCCAAGAAGTGTCAAAATCATCATTATGGTGATTGGAGAACACTCCCCTTTGCCAAAAACCGATGGAAGGAGCATTTCGAAAGTTAAAAGAGTTCCTGTTGGGAGAAAATTCACAAGCAATTTAGTTTTTTAGAGTGTTTTTTGAACCCCATTTGCCATTGCTCTTCTTTTCTTGCCACCAATTGGTGGTTGAGGCAATTCTGGGATTGGAACATCTTGTGGCAAATtagtatttgtcacgacccaatcggagggccatgacgggcacccggagctaacccaccgggcacctctcgtcatacttccacaatcatatctatgtgagccacatggcctactcataatctctatgcatcaataatacactTTTCATCGGGATATGGCACTTCtataacaacacaacaactatgcccatatatatatatatatatatatagccgacaaggctatcaaaatgatatacaaaatatgagccgacaagaccaagagacatctagctatacacaattgTCTACGATCCTCCAAAAAGAGtatataacatcataaagacgggacagggccccgccatgcccatatatatatatatatatatatatatatataaatatatatatatatatatatatatatatacacacacataggagtacataagtagcgtcaacatcatcatcataaataTATCTTTCTTTAGGGGGtcaactatcgtaggatgagatcaacGATATCATGAGAGTACCAAGACTTGTGAGCTTTAGTACTTCTAGAAATGGAggcatcatggaagacattatgggtTTTGCATATGTGTAtgcaacaatggaatcatgccttaggaaagaagggttagccttacatacctttacgtcttcttaactacttaacgttcacctcaaaatcttgagaaatctacatttaaaaggattcataacAAGGTTAAGCCTTAACGACACTCTCAAGTtcgaactagaataattcatgagctagcgaaaattgggcagcatttcccctatttcatcgacttccaccatattacaaaacaacttccaaacaaccataacaacaatgaaattattaacaataccataatcaagaggcttcattcaagttaagcatcatccaaccctcaaaactccttttcaagatcattcatacaatagctacaacacaacaccatatttacTTACAtacaatatttcctcaacatcattagtaccacccacaacaagattatactcatagcatgctaagaatcataattcaaattaacttatagctcacaatatcctcaagttcattcttgaactctattttcacttttcttccTCCACCCACATGATATAACAATCAAATaaccttaaccatatgtaaaagatgtaaaatattaccttaatcactcaagaacaagtcttggatcaacttactccactaaagtgaagtctccaacaccAACACCATAGGAAAacttgagttccacaaaccctagcaagcttcttagcacttgattctcttgatattggcctcttgatccttgatttcacttTAGATTTGTGTTGATATGCCTGGAGAAAGGTTATAGGGATTTTAAGAGTTTGGGGAAAgtgggaaatgaattaaatgaacaagGGTCGCTCATATATAACAAAAAGAAAACTGGCCCGACCCGGATCTACGgctatttatacggtccgtacaaattatacggtccgtataaatggaccgaATAATCCCACCAGGGGTTCATCCTTCTCTGGAATGGTTCTACGGTGAAGGTCAGTCAATTATACGagctgtataaattatacggtccgtatatatgacCGTATAATCCACTTTTCCCCGAAACTTGTCCTCGACGACTCGTTCAACCcctaatccttatagaaccttattGGCACCTGTATAAcgcttcattaaccatctaagggtccctatagctccccctcaagacattactaaacaaatTATAGATCGATTgttgcgaaaccttcccaaacatgacttacatttcgcttccttcgacgaacttagtttgaccgattcatatgacttcaaaatcttatggtacgcgcttaaagttatcaaatactctccttaatctcataaggacttcatgttcaccttaaggttgcgttggtctactcacaatgcaacaatccgaaatctccgagatgtaacagtATTGTACATAGAAGAAGTAGTATTATCGACACGTTGTGATGCACTGTAGATTTTGATCCCAATTGGTCGCTCACTTTGCTCCATTTTTTCGAGAATATTGGGATCAAAAGATATGTAGGCTTTGAATATTGAAGAGAAATGAAGAACGAGAATCAAGTTTGAAATTATTGAAAAAGATCACCAAACGTTCGGAGTATTAGATTGTTGGTTTTTGTTATGTGCTTGATCGATTTATTTATACATGGTTTTGGTTACGTAGAAGCACTTCAAAATTTTGAATCTTTTTTTAACTGTTAGTAACTAACTTCTTGGCAGCCATTGCCACCCGATGGGAAATCTATCTATTATTAAAACTGCCGGCTACTTTCGTGGCGGAAGTTGGAAACATGAAAAACGTGAATTCAAATTCAACAAGTAGTAGATGTGGATACATACAAACGGTTATGCAGTACTATAAGAAAactaaaatatttttctttctctGCGTTGAATTCATATtcagttttttattttgttaataaGTTACACAATGCATTGTATGATTTCTCAATAAAAAAATTTCTTCTTCTGAAGAGGCTTCGTATTTAATTGGTTTTATCATGTTTTTGCAGAGATAGAAGTCTTTGGATGTTAGCGGCAAGGTTTGTACTAAATTGATTTTTATCATGTCTTCTCTCTTTTGCATTTATTTTTAATGTTGAACTGAAGGATGAAAATTGTGTGACATGCCTTTTCAAAATTGAACATTAGTTTGTTGCGCATGGAAAAATTTCTGAGATAGTCTTTTGAAAATATATAGTTACTTCGTTGCATATGCGGCCTATTATGTTTATTTAGTGGTGTTCTCTTTCTATCGCGTGTATCATATATTGTATAAAGATTTTACTATTTTGTAAGGAGATAAAATTTTATTTGTCTATCTTGCAATTCCTTCCCAACTAGATGTTTTAATAAATCTCAAGGTAGGTACTTATTAAACGTTAATTACAAAAAAAATTGTCGTGATTTCATTGGTATTAATCGCAGGTTCTTTACCTGATAAATGTCTAAAAGAGAATTACCTGGGGTTTTGCTAGAAGTTTTACACAACTATAAGTGAGGCTTCTACACATATTCATCCGAGGTTTTGCTTCTTGCTTTGTTATTGAAtgttgttttttcttttctttcttagcgtggtgttttttttttttttaataagtttATGTTCAATTTTCTTCTTATGTTTTTAATCAGGAAATCTAAAAGACAAAACGACTTCTTTCATAAAAAATGAAGTCTAATAATACTAATACAATTAGGCACTGTAACCACAATTAATCAAAATAAAACATGAAGATTATTGAATATGGAAGAATGTaaaagcatgaaaaatatttAAGCAAACTTTGAGTTGGAATGAAGTTCCAACATCTTAATTATACACAcactctcatatatatataaatcagtGCTACATTTTATGCTTGGAGGTACTCCTCCAGCCACTATTTTAAAAGGTTAAAGTGTATAGAAATATTTTCGTAGTTGGGGCGTCGGGCAGAGGAAATCAATTTTAACTATGCAATCTTTCAAGGGGTCTTTATTGATTTGATTGTATGGTTTGGTTGCAGGTATGGGTTGAAGctattgaaaaaagaaaaaaagaggagaAGAAGGCATTATACtgttttatattaattttacttTAAATTACAATTTTATAGAAGTTACGTTCTCCTAATTTTTACATGAATGGTTTACTTTTAAGCAGTGAAAAATGTATAAAGAAAACGGGGAACAAGGATGAATGTAATGATATATTTATTTCCTttaaataaagtaaaattaaACAGTATTATGAGCTAATGTATCCTAAAAATAGAATTAAAGTATGATTTTAAAAAAACAGTCGTCCATTAGCTGTTTATGGTAATTGAAAAAAGTATAGCATTATGTATATTTGTAGTTGTTAATGTAGTTTTCGATATTAAAAGTTTATCCACACTCGGTGTTTCATACTAATTTACTACGATTAAATTATAAACTAAGGAGAGAATATGTGATTAATTAATATTTAGTAATAAGAATCTTTCTATTAGACAATCTGGATGAACTATTTCTCTTTTCATGATAAGTAATTTTATGAATTCATCATCAAACTCTAACTCTGAATCTTATTGCACTTAAGACGTAATCTTACAGCAATTTAAGAGGAGGAAATGATTTTCCTTCTATGTTGGCCTTCTAATCAACGGTGGTGGATCAAATGATTTAAATTtcacaatttatgtaataataaaattttaatataatcaaacaaataagataataatttttgtaTTATTTTTCTCTATCACCTTCCGGGGATCGCGCGGGTACTATACTAGTGTTTTCTAAACTTTCAAAATTTTAGTCttcgacaaaaaaaaaaaaatcatcaacggAATTGTTAAAAAAGGACATCAATGGAAATTGGTAAAAAGATAACGTCAACGTTAAGTTTCATAATTACTTCGATTTTCTCTTTATTTAAGTTAAATTTGCAAGCTTAATCACGAAAGGCAAGTTTCATAATTACTTCAATTTTCCGTTTATTTTCTTGTATTATATTCAAATAATGATTTATTCAAAATTGATTAGATAAGGGAACATTAACCGTCGTAATTGACTATACTACAGCAAATTATAAGGACATTACTCCCAAAGAATTACAAGGGAAGTCAATATATGAAAAATCACTTTGTGGATTTGACCAGGTATGTTCTTGTGtcaatatatgaaaaaattagcAACTTTTTTCAAGGGAGCACCTAACATACTGTGCTCAATAAAGGgagtacagtcaaacctctttataatGGCAGCCTTGGTTTGAAAGTGATGGAGAGGATTGATGTATACTAAAGTATATTTTTATGTTGGAGTTCTTGTCTGCATTACATCCTGTAGCAACTGCAATCCTTAAGTGAACATGAGAATTGCTGCTAATTCCAATAAATCCGACTCTTCTGATACTGTATACAGCTACTGGTGTTCTTAGTTCGATTTGGGTTTGCAGTGTCTTCAGTCTTGTCGCTGGTACTATGTTTATGTCTTTGACTGCTGAGCTTCTTATGTATCTGTGGCGTCGCCCTAAATTTAAGCGACAGAAACTTGCACTATTTTTGTTTGCCTTCGATGCCAAAGATGGTTGTGGGTCTGTACAGGATGGAGAAAAAGGGGCTGAATTTGAATGAAGCTGAGTTGACGGGTTGCTATCAAGTTTTCTTGGTTTCCATTTTAGCTGTTGTTCTGTTTTTGCCTTTTTTTGGCCGATCTTTTGGATTGTTCATCCATCTTATGATCTTTAGTAACAAGTGATATAATGTGGTTTATGCTACTGATTGATACACACAAAAGAGTAGAATATGTTTGTGTTTATGATAACTAGCGTGACATTGCTCAAGATATCTCTAATTTGCCCAAGAAAGTAGTAACCAGATAAAGGAGAAAGTAAGACAAATCTTTGTTTCTTTCACAAACATTAGCTGAAAAAAATTAGATTCACCAAGTATTTTTAACATGAAAACACGAAGGAACAAATCACAAAAGTAAAGTCATGCCCCTATTCGATAAGCTTTCAGAGAATGTAGCCTATTCAAGCAAAATCCAATCCTAAGCCTGACTGCACAATAGCAAATGATGAAAACGGTGAAAATAATTATAAATCATACCTATTCATGCATTGTTCATTCACTTTTAGTAACGGTTCAATTTTGtataccaaatcaaaccaattattCAATTTAATTATAGTTGCATTACAAACCATACCAAATGAGAAATCATGTCGACTTATTAAGTTGATATGAGTTGATTTTTCTTGAACACCTACATAATCAATGAAAAAAATTGCAAAACGGAATGAGTAGCAGTAACATTTATAGTTCGCCATCCCAGAATTCCTCTATTGATTTGTATGGTCCGTCTGGATGAACAAAAATCTCAGCTTTGAATCCCCTGCATTGAGGAATTTCTTGTATCCGCGCGATTTCTTCATTGCTTAGTTCCCAATCCAAAATTTGAAGGTTCTCTTTCATCCTATCCTTGTTAAAACTCTTCACTAATACACTAACTCCTTGCTCATATACCCACCTCAATGCAACCTATAAATATGGATAAAATTAATGATATAATATGATGTAAATATCGAGTGATAATTTTTTGAGACAAGGGTCAAAAAACACCTCAACCTACTTGAACCATCAGGTGTGAGAGTTTCCTATCTAAACTATCGCCAATTAATTAGCAAAACGCACCTCAACTATAATTTTTCACTTTTCCTACTTGATGGTTGAGGCAGGAAAAGTGAACAATTAATAGTTGAGCTGTGTTTTGCtaactagttggtgatagtttagatACGAA
Encoded proteins:
- the LOC132642057 gene encoding protein REDOX 2-like isoform X1; translation: MTTNMKQMLTVPRFVLNSGHEMPLIGMGTAPTELTLPPKDQLISIFVDAIETGYRHFDTAAVYGSEEALGGAVAEALQHGLIKSREEVFITSKLWCMDTHPDLVLPALKNTLAKLGMDYLDLYLIHWPARMKKNDSEEEIKMAVKGVLPFDMKGTWEAMEECYKLGLAKSIGVCNFSCTKLSQLLHHATIPPAVNQVEMHVAWRQEKMLEFCKEKGIHVSAWSPLGANGIAVWGNHAVMQNPVLKDIAIHKQKSIAQVALRWVYEQGVSVLVKSFNKDRMKENLQILDWELSNEEIARIQEIPQCRGFKAEIFVHPDGPYKSIEEFWDGEL
- the LOC132642057 gene encoding methylecgonone reductase-like isoform X2, with the translated sequence MTTNMKQMLTVPRFVLNSGHEMPLIGMGTAPTELTLPPKDQLISIFVDAIETGYRHFDTAAVYGSEEALGGAVAEALQHGLIKSREEVFITSKLWCMDTHPDLVLPALKNTLAKLGMDYLDLYLIHWPARMKKNDSEEEIKMAVKGVLPFDMKGTWEAMEECYKLGLAKSIGVCNFSCTKLSQLLHHATIPPAVNQVEMHVAWRQEKMLEFCKEKGIHVALRWVYEQGVSVLVKSFNKDRMKENLQILDWELSNEEIARIQEIPQCRGFKAEIFVHPDGPYKSIEEFWDGEL